A window of the Brassica napus cultivar Da-Ae chromosome C5, Da-Ae, whole genome shotgun sequence genome harbors these coding sequences:
- the LOC111213788 gene encoding uncharacterized protein LOC111213788 isoform X1 encodes MVRKMWKLSLNRKLALNKRKKRGLLNIYVTSTPPGIMKGRKDMMRVFGVCDKELREKVCAGIARWFYDACILFNDVIYDSFKEMTDLIGQYGMSLKISIMLELRVSFFQKEVANTPIMLFQRKNEWAAKRCSIRSNGGRDSVVQKDIVNFLVNSHKDFVFINSKEVSKVVKNATMLFKLLDEMVEDVGEKNVVQVITDNASNYVKTTIVYLRASLCSTL; translated from the exons ATGGTCAGGAAGATGTGGAAGTTGAGCCTAAACAGAAAGCTAGCCCTtaacaagaggaagaagagaggtcTATTGAACAT ATATGTCACCTCAACTCCTCCTGGCATTATGAAAGGAAGGAAAGACATGATGCGTGTGTTTGGAGTTTGTGACAAAGAGCTAAGAGAAAAGGTTTGTGCTGGAATAGCGAGATGGTTCTATGATGCATGCATTTTGTTTAATGATGTCATCTATGACTCATTCAAAGAGATGACAGATTTGATTGGGCAGTATGGAATGAGTTTAAAGATATCTATTATGCTTGAGCTAAGAGTCTCTTTTTTTCAGAAGGAAGTGGCCAACACTCCCATTATGCTTTTTCAACGCAAAAATGAGTGGGCTGCCAAAAGGTGTTCTATAAGGTCAAATGGAGGTCGTGACTCTGTGGTCCAGAAGGACATAGTTAACTTTCTAGTTAACTCTCATAAAGACTTTGTTTTCATAAATTCTAAGGAAGTCTCAAAAGTTGTGAAAAATGCAACAATGCTGTTCAAACTGCTTGATGAGATggttgaagatgttggtgaGAAGAATGTGGTTCAAGTGATAACAGACAATGCATCTAATTATGTGAAAACAACAATTGTCTATCTACGGGCCTCTTTGTGCAgcacattataa
- the LOC111213788 gene encoding uncharacterized protein LOC111213788 isoform X2 has protein sequence MVRKMWKLSLNRKLALNKRKKRGLLNIYVTSTPPGIMKGRKDMMRVFGVCDKELREKKEVANTPIMLFQRKNEWAAKRCSIRSNGGRDSVVQKDIVNFLVNSHKDFVFINSKEVSKVVKNATMLFKLLDEMVEDVGEKNVVQVITDNASNYVKTTIVYLRASLCSTL, from the exons ATGGTCAGGAAGATGTGGAAGTTGAGCCTAAACAGAAAGCTAGCCCTtaacaagaggaagaagagaggtcTATTGAACAT ATATGTCACCTCAACTCCTCCTGGCATTATGAAAGGAAGGAAAGACATGATGCGTGTGTTTGGAGTTTGTGACAAAGAGCTAAGAGAAAAG AAGGAAGTGGCCAACACTCCCATTATGCTTTTTCAACGCAAAAATGAGTGGGCTGCCAAAAGGTGTTCTATAAGGTCAAATGGAGGTCGTGACTCTGTGGTCCAGAAGGACATAGTTAACTTTCTAGTTAACTCTCATAAAGACTTTGTTTTCATAAATTCTAAGGAAGTCTCAAAAGTTGTGAAAAATGCAACAATGCTGTTCAAACTGCTTGATGAGATggttgaagatgttggtgaGAAGAATGTGGTTCAAGTGATAACAGACAATGCATCTAATTATGTGAAAACAACAATTGTCTATCTACGGGCCTCTTTGTGCAgcacattataa
- the LOC111213789 gene encoding uncharacterized protein LOC111213789 — translation MATSSPSLSNNGFSAAVTPPKTLRGLNKPKCIQCGNVARSRCPFQSCKGCCSRAENPCPIHVLKGVVTSAEKTAPSTPSSEQKASEGTPGRVSSIRQLSSNFAQFNNLNAVSRQRKPLTIKDAQALNEWRFTKLKEYRNRNIEVENDAFDRYMINVNLLEEAFSLASVPEEEETAASERNNEERTVSELKLRLRSNSATAEGFKMRITETVKAGLVKVQKPGGKSDDQDYIKRRIKSRRLEEKTSALNEIIDKLNKARTEEDLKSCVEMRSKLCGNVSSSSASDKNRIFPPSVHKVEISEEALQKMGEQLQSFDQVETL, via the exons ATGGCGACCTCGTCACCGTCACTGAGTAACAATGGTTTCTCCGCCGCCGTCACGCCTCCCAAAACTCTCCGTGGTCTCAACAAACCCAAGTGTATCCAATGCGGCAACGTCGCTCGCTCCAG ATGCCCGTTTCAATCTTGTAAGGGCTGCTGTTCAAGAGCAGAAAACCCCTGCCCGATTCACG TTCTCAAAGGAGTTGTTACCTCTGCTGAGAAGACGGCACCAAGTACTCCATCATCAGAGCAGAAAGCATCCGAGGGCACTCCCGG GAGAGTTTCATCAATCCGCCAACTTTCCAGCAACTTTGCTCAGTTTAATAACCTGAATGCTGTTTCACGCCAGAGAAAGCCTTTGACCATAAAG GATGCTCAAGCGTTAAACGAGTGGCGGTTTACAAAGCTAAAAGAGTACAGAAACAGAAACATTGAGGTGGAGAATGATGCTTTTGATCGGTACATGATTAATGTGAACTTACTCGAAGAAGCCTTTTCATTGGCATCTGTTCCTGAAGAAGAGGAAACAGCCGCTTCTGAGCGTAACAATGAGGAAAGAACTGTTTCGGAGCTTAAACTGAGGCTGAGATCAAACTCCGCAACAGCAGAGGGCTTCAAGATGCGGATCACAGAGACTGTCAAAGCCGGTTTGGTGAAGGTTCAGAAACCGGGTGGTAAATCAGATGACCAAGATTACATCAAAAGAAGGATCAAAAGTCGTAGGTTAGAAGAGAAAACCTCAGCTTTGAATGAAATAATCGACAAACTGAACAAAGCAAGAACCGAAGAGGATCTCAAATCTTGCGTAGAGATGCGATCAAAGCTATGTGGTAACGTTTCTTCCAGCTCAGCATCAGACAAGAACAGGATTTTCCCGCCTTCTGTCCATAAAGTTGAGATCAGCGAAGAAGCACTTCAGAAAATGGGCGAGCAGCTTCAATCTTTTGACCAAGTTGAAACTTTATGA